The following proteins come from a genomic window of Haloplanus salinus:
- a CDS encoding DUF4397 domain-containing protein: protein MNTQLRIGHFSPDAPAVDIHVDGESLLEGVSFGTLGDYMDVDAGSYDVEIVPTAGGDAVLSATLDLDNDTSYTVLAINALDDIEALVMTDEQPTVGAEDTRIRFVHTVPDAPAVDVWADDAALFENVAFGKTSSFATVDADAYDIDVRPAGADDSVLNLSEVAFDGATSYTVLATGMLGDDTLDAMLVADYVTTEADDRTVAP from the coding sequence ATGAACACACAGCTCCGGATCGGTCACTTCTCGCCCGACGCACCCGCGGTCGATATCCACGTCGACGGCGAATCGCTCCTCGAGGGCGTCTCCTTCGGCACACTCGGTGACTACATGGATGTCGACGCCGGCTCGTACGATGTCGAGATCGTTCCCACAGCGGGCGGCGACGCGGTCCTCTCGGCGACGCTCGACCTCGACAACGACACCAGCTACACTGTCTTGGCGATCAACGCGCTCGACGATATCGAGGCGCTCGTTATGACCGACGAGCAGCCCACCGTCGGCGCCGAGGACACTCGTATCCGGTTCGTCCACACGGTACCGGACGCCCCCGCGGTCGACGTTTGGGCCGACGACGCGGCACTGTTCGAGAACGTCGCCTTCGGAAAGACCTCCTCGTTCGCGACGGTCGACGCCGACGCCTACGACATCGACGTCCGCCCGGCGGGCGCCGATGACAGCGTTCTGAACCTCTCGGAGGTCGCCTTCGACGGCGCGACGTCCTACACGGTACTCGCGACCGGAATGCTCGGCGACGACACGCTGGATGCCATGCTTGTGGCCGACTACGTCACGACCGAGGCCGACGACCGAACCGTCGCACCGTAG
- a CDS encoding DEAD/DEAH box helicase family protein → MSSQDSDSPPVEEQVTPEDVVDLFDELEIPFVTSKMVAREYNCTGQTARNKLSILVDEGDLERIDLGGRQAVWFQSDYEAATEIADQLRDYLDLTELNTEHLAAFAQQPYKLLPKDENEYYVIVPRFVPFSVGHLREQDDAWQTFIINKYVNWIEDIPDLIRDKIDLGRRYDHALVEDGTLELSDQEERDRAWRDLGGEDGGLHERVDDNKIKIQRGKEFDIIAKLIENGNLPFAAQPIDESELLEEPENIELRPYQRRAWEKFRETGQVGVYWPPGLGKTFFGLYAGERIDGNKLVVVPSSTLEAQWERRIREHCDKSWKWEVRTYQYLSREGNLQDYQGEDSPKLTIFDECHTLPADTYSSLSTLDTDYRIGCSATPYREDARTDYIFALTGIPVGIDWREMLEYGDLEFPEVDVFLYQTEEDKREDIVQLVDEGVGETLIFCDGIEAGKALSDKLDVPFVYGDTPKEERMEIFEKNRVVIGSRVADEGVSLENLDRVIEYQFHGGSRRQELQRAGRVMHGSDVGEHIVQMTDQEYEKFSQRLYSLEEKGMDIRLERRA, encoded by the coding sequence ATGAGCTCGCAAGATTCTGATTCCCCACCTGTAGAAGAACAAGTAACCCCTGAGGATGTGGTAGACCTCTTTGATGAACTAGAAATCCCCTTCGTGACGAGTAAGATGGTTGCTCGAGAGTACAACTGTACTGGTCAGACCGCTCGAAATAAGCTGAGTATTTTAGTAGATGAGGGAGATTTGGAGCGAATTGACCTCGGGGGTCGACAAGCAGTATGGTTCCAATCTGATTACGAAGCTGCGACAGAAATCGCAGATCAGCTCCGAGATTATCTTGATCTAACTGAACTGAATACTGAACATCTGGCAGCGTTCGCTCAACAACCCTACAAGTTACTCCCTAAAGATGAAAACGAGTACTACGTTATCGTTCCTCGGTTTGTTCCATTCTCTGTTGGTCATCTTCGCGAACAGGACGATGCCTGGCAGACGTTTATCATCAATAAGTACGTCAACTGGATCGAGGATATACCCGATCTAATCCGAGATAAAATCGATTTGGGACGTCGGTACGATCATGCTCTCGTTGAGGATGGGACCCTCGAACTTAGCGATCAGGAAGAGCGTGACCGAGCTTGGAGAGACCTCGGGGGTGAAGACGGCGGATTACACGAGAGAGTAGACGATAATAAAATCAAAATTCAACGCGGCAAAGAGTTCGATATCATTGCGAAACTCATCGAGAATGGAAATCTTCCGTTCGCTGCTCAGCCCATCGATGAGAGTGAGCTCCTCGAGGAGCCAGAGAACATAGAATTACGTCCATATCAGAGACGTGCTTGGGAGAAGTTCCGCGAGACAGGGCAGGTGGGTGTCTACTGGCCACCAGGGCTTGGGAAGACCTTCTTTGGTCTTTACGCTGGGGAACGAATTGATGGGAATAAACTCGTTGTTGTCCCGAGCTCTACTCTCGAAGCTCAGTGGGAAAGACGAATCCGCGAACACTGTGATAAATCGTGGAAGTGGGAAGTTCGGACGTATCAATACCTAAGTCGGGAAGGAAATCTCCAGGACTATCAGGGGGAGGATTCTCCAAAATTAACTATCTTTGACGAGTGCCATACGCTTCCAGCGGATACCTACTCGTCCCTTTCCACCCTGGATACCGACTATCGAATTGGCTGTAGTGCCACCCCGTACCGGGAAGATGCACGAACGGACTACATCTTTGCTCTGACTGGCATTCCTGTAGGTATTGATTGGCGTGAAATGCTGGAATACGGTGATCTTGAATTTCCGGAAGTTGATGTCTTCCTATATCAAACGGAAGAAGACAAGCGAGAAGACATCGTACAATTGGTAGACGAGGGGGTCGGAGAGACACTAATTTTCTGCGACGGGATTGAAGCTGGAAAGGCTCTCTCCGACAAACTGGATGTCCCGTTCGTATATGGAGATACACCCAAAGAAGAGCGTATGGAGATCTTTGAAAAAAACCGTGTAGTGATAGGCTCACGCGTTGCTGATGAAGGCGTATCTCTTGAGAATCTTGATCGGGTTATTGAGTACCAATTCCACGGTGGATCTCGCCGACAGGAGCTTCAGCGTGCAGGTCGTGTGATGCACGGCTCTGATGTTGGTGAGCACATCGTTCAGATGACCGACCAAGAGTATGAGAAATTCAGCCAGCGGTTATACAGTCTTGAAGAGAAAGGGATGGACATACGATTGGAGCGACGGGCTTGA
- a CDS encoding DUF555 domain-containing protein, producing MTTTSDTTWYEITFSVPWIVHNVTTAQDAINIAVAELGKRVAKAGDLIRNANISVQSACCRGCGTEMDVATVVSGRALVGLLLTVEVRASCPEESGIIGQREIGPHVPDTPLTLVESPG from the coding sequence ATGACCACCACATCCGACACAACTTGGTACGAAATCACCTTCTCGGTCCCGTGGATCGTCCACAACGTCACCACCGCACAGGACGCGATCAACATCGCTGTCGCTGAACTCGGCAAGCGCGTCGCCAAGGCCGGCGACCTGATCCGAAACGCCAATATCTCGGTCCAGTCAGCCTGCTGTCGCGGCTGTGGGACCGAGATGGACGTCGCGACGGTCGTCTCGGGTCGGGCGCTCGTCGGCCTGCTACTGACCGTCGAGGTCCGGGCTAGTTGTCCAGAAGAGAGTGGCATCATCGGCCAGCGCGAAATCGGCCCGCATGTCCCGGATACCCCGCTCACACTCGTCGAGTCGCCGGGGTGA
- a CDS encoding beta strand repeat-containing protein: MEADSPTASVDGGAGASLATLVGSGTIDDPYQIANATDLQRVAADPTANYTLTGAVDAGETATWNGGAGFDPIGTRTTPFTGTFDGAGHTISGLTIARDSANFVGVFGVIAADGEVRDVTLAAVSVDGGSETGSLAGESAGIVTGVTVSGSVTGANQVGGLVGSVGPNGTVSASSATGTVSGAGITGGLVGWNDGTVQGSSTDSTVTSERTVTGGLVGRNDGTITGATARGVVKSPERTGGLVGENRGTVRDSTTDVTVDPPFSITPLPIRGPGDTTGGLVGRNIGAVTNSTANGTVYATKRSGGLVGWNWGGTVTESTATVTIRGVALSVGEGEIGGLVGRNERGSVTDSTATVTMTTVDLTLTAFTSGVGGLVGTNYEGTLRNVSASGSVTVADRIVRTGGLVGESIRGTITDATASANVTGDGEVGGLLGYGFDTTVTNSSASGDVVGGENVGGLIGQHDRSAAGNTTVIADSSATGTVTASERAAGGLVGWTAVPVVRSSAAGAVAGTSRVGGLVGVAASSSKSGVAFNGSLSDTFATGPVSGDERVGGLVGLVSPDARVVNGTASGSASGVTDVGGLAGVSFGTVLSATATGAVTGESAVGGLVGRIGSSPGRTATVADAVARGDVTGTTTVGGLVGQVESGGGSVTLSTVAAAGRVDGGDATGGLLGRTDGGTISVAEATGAVSGATNVGGFVGANRNGAVRNASATGAVTGEQFVGGFVGVNRNGAVRNASATGAVTGEQFVGGFAGVNQGPSDASLVDTYARGAVVGTSEVGGLVGFNNGEVITSYATGAVTGSQNVGGLVGIEDSSTTTDAYWDVETTGQPASAGGTGLTTAQMTGLAARENLVGFVIPEPWLLTDGYPVLGWQSPGPFHAVTIDSTTSPVVEGERLDVVVTVTNYGQTGTQELRLIDAGFSNTVRDTRDVTLDTGETATITVAWTPEVGNAGEGALTVSSDNHSESVDVAVTEPSGGGGTLDDGDGAGNPADGDSAGSDTGGTDAGSDDDGANGGTGDGSGDTTNDGASRGGGGGGGGSGGSSQSAPPADSETSSAPTANLTVENAKLLSGTITAGESVELEVTVSNRGAQTDQFTFVLAANGTTLTEETVAVATNTTQTIPLEITVEEPGTYMLTLNGEPVGDLLVTPGSAESAPPADPTEETVSSPSESSDSVDDPVSTADSDSSPDETPSTVPGNDAEVISEPSGLASESGFFLLVGLLAVLLFAGVSAWWRRSN, translated from the coding sequence GTGGAAGCCGATTCGCCGACTGCGTCGGTCGACGGTGGGGCGGGAGCCTCTCTGGCGACGTTGGTCGGATCGGGAACGATCGACGATCCGTACCAGATCGCCAACGCGACCGACCTGCAACGGGTCGCCGCCGACCCGACGGCCAACTACACGCTCACAGGAGCCGTCGACGCTGGCGAGACGGCGACCTGGAACGGAGGGGCGGGCTTCGATCCGATCGGGACCCGGACGACCCCGTTCACCGGAACGTTCGACGGCGCCGGGCACACCATCTCCGGACTGACCATCGCCCGAGATTCCGCGAACTTCGTCGGGGTGTTCGGCGTGATAGCGGCGGACGGGGAGGTCCGTGACGTCACGCTGGCGGCAGTGAGTGTCGATGGAGGGTCCGAGACCGGGAGCCTCGCCGGAGAGAGCGCCGGGATAGTGACTGGCGTTACGGTCTCCGGAAGCGTCACCGGCGCGAACCAGGTCGGCGGACTCGTCGGGAGCGTGGGACCGAACGGGACGGTCAGTGCGTCGTCGGCGACGGGAACCGTCAGCGGGGCTGGCATCACGGGCGGGCTCGTCGGCTGGAACGACGGGACGGTCCAGGGTAGCTCGACGGATTCGACCGTCACCAGCGAGAGGACCGTGACGGGGGGGCTGGTCGGACGCAACGACGGGACGATCACCGGCGCGACGGCGCGTGGCGTCGTGAAGTCGCCCGAACGGACGGGCGGACTCGTCGGGGAGAATCGAGGGACGGTGCGCGACTCCACGACGGACGTGACGGTCGATCCACCGTTCAGCATCACCCCGCTCCCGATCAGGGGCCCCGGTGATACGACAGGTGGACTCGTCGGACGGAACATCGGCGCGGTGACGAACTCGACCGCGAATGGGACGGTCTACGCGACAAAACGATCCGGTGGACTCGTCGGATGGAACTGGGGCGGCACGGTCACCGAGTCGACGGCGACCGTCACGATTCGAGGCGTGGCCCTCAGTGTGGGCGAAGGCGAGATCGGGGGCCTGGTCGGACGGAACGAGCGCGGGTCGGTGACGGATTCGACGGCGACGGTGACGATGACGACCGTCGACCTCACCCTCACCGCGTTCACCTCAGGCGTCGGTGGGCTAGTCGGGACGAACTACGAGGGGACGCTACGGAACGTGTCGGCGAGTGGCTCGGTCACCGTCGCAGACCGCATCGTGCGGACCGGTGGCCTCGTCGGTGAGTCCATCCGCGGGACTATCACGGACGCAACCGCGAGCGCGAACGTCACGGGCGACGGTGAGGTCGGGGGGCTTCTGGGCTACGGCTTCGATACGACCGTCACGAACTCCTCTGCGTCCGGGGACGTCGTCGGGGGTGAGAACGTCGGCGGCCTCATCGGCCAGCACGACCGGAGCGCAGCGGGGAACACGACCGTCATTGCGGACTCGTCCGCGACGGGGACGGTCACGGCGTCCGAACGGGCCGCCGGCGGGCTCGTCGGCTGGACGGCCGTCCCGGTCGTCCGCTCGTCCGCCGCCGGTGCTGTGGCCGGCACGAGCCGGGTCGGCGGACTCGTCGGCGTGGCCGCCAGCAGTTCGAAGTCCGGAGTCGCGTTCAACGGGTCACTGAGCGACACGTTCGCGACCGGCCCGGTCAGTGGGGACGAACGGGTCGGTGGGCTCGTCGGACTCGTCAGCCCCGATGCACGGGTCGTGAACGGCACGGCGAGTGGCTCCGCGTCGGGGGTGACCGACGTCGGCGGCCTCGCCGGGGTGAGCTTCGGCACCGTACTGTCCGCGACTGCGACCGGGGCGGTCACCGGCGAGTCGGCGGTCGGCGGGCTCGTCGGGCGGATCGGCTCCTCACCCGGCCGGACCGCGACCGTGGCCGACGCCGTCGCCCGTGGGGACGTCACCGGAACGACGACTGTCGGCGGGCTCGTTGGGCAGGTCGAGTCGGGTGGCGGGTCAGTCACGCTGTCGACCGTCGCTGCCGCCGGCCGGGTCGACGGTGGTGACGCGACGGGTGGACTCCTCGGCCGCACCGACGGCGGGACGATCAGCGTCGCCGAGGCGACCGGGGCTGTGAGCGGAGCCACGAACGTCGGCGGATTCGTCGGCGCGAACCGGAACGGCGCGGTGAGAAATGCGTCGGCGACCGGCGCGGTGACCGGCGAGCAGTTCGTCGGCGGGTTCGTCGGCGTGAACCGGAACGGCGCGGTGAGAAACGCGTCGGCGACCGGCGCGGTGACCGGCGAGCAGTTCGTCGGCGGGTTCGCCGGCGTCAACCAAGGGCCGAGCGACGCCAGCCTCGTCGACACGTATGCGAGGGGGGCTGTCGTCGGGACCAGCGAGGTGGGCGGGCTCGTCGGCTTCAACAACGGTGAAGTGATCACGTCGTACGCCACCGGCGCTGTCACTGGGAGCCAGAACGTCGGGGGCCTCGTCGGAATCGAAGACAGTAGCACGACGACCGACGCCTACTGGGACGTCGAGACAACCGGGCAGCCGGCGTCTGCAGGTGGCACAGGGCTAACCACGGCACAGATGACCGGGCTCGCAGCCCGCGAGAACCTGGTCGGGTTCGTGATCCCCGAACCGTGGCTCCTCACCGACGGCTACCCGGTGCTGGGCTGGCAGAGCCCCGGGCCGTTCCACGCGGTGACTATCGACTCGACGACGAGCCCTGTCGTCGAAGGGGAGCGACTCGACGTCGTGGTCACCGTGACAAACTACGGCCAGACCGGCACACAGGAATTGCGCCTGATCGACGCGGGGTTCAGCAATACGGTACGGGATACCCGCGACGTGACGCTCGATACCGGCGAGACTGCGACGATCACGGTCGCATGGACGCCAGAGGTGGGGAACGCCGGAGAAGGAGCCCTCACGGTCTCGTCGGACAACCACTCCGAGTCGGTTGACGTGGCCGTCACCGAACCATCCGGCGGTGGGGGCACTCTGGACGACGGCGACGGTGCCGGCAATCCTGCTGACGGTGACAGCGCTGGGAGTGATACCGGTGGCACTGACGCCGGGAGCGATGACGACGGAGCCAACGGGGGTACTGGAGACGGGAGCGGGGACACGACGAACGACGGCGCGTCGAGAGGCGGTGGTGGTGGTGGCGGCGGCAGTGGCGGGAGCAGCCAGTCTGCACCTCCGGCCGACAGTGAGACCTCATCGGCACCGACGGCAAACCTCACCGTCGAAAACGCCAAACTTCTGAGTGGAACGATCACGGCCGGCGAGTCAGTTGAACTGGAGGTGACGGTGTCGAACCGTGGTGCGCAGACGGACCAGTTCACGTTCGTCCTCGCGGCGAACGGCACAACGCTCACTGAAGAGACGGTGGCCGTGGCTACAAACACTACACAGACGATACCCCTCGAGATCACCGTTGAAGAACCTGGAACGTACATGCTGACGCTTAATGGAGAGCCAGTTGGAGATCTACTGGTTACTCCCGGTTCAGCCGAATCGGCGCCTCCGGCGGACCCGACCGAAGAGACGGTGAGTTCTCCGTCCGAGTCGTCCGATAGCGTGGATGATCCGGTATCCACAGCTGACTCAGACAGCTCTCCGGACGAAACACCCTCGACAGTACCCGGAAACGACGCTGAGGTGATCTCAGAGCCTAGCGGGTTGGCCAGCGAGTCTGGGTTCTTCCTACTCGTGGGGCTACTCGCTGTCTTACTGTTCGCTGGGGTGTCAGCGTGGTGGCGACGATCGAATTGA
- a CDS encoding acetolactate synthase large subunit, which translates to MKASDLLVQCLEAEGVEHVFGLPGEELEDLLFSLRESDIEFIPVRHEQGAAFMADVHGRLTGEAGLCLSTLGPGATNLITGVADAHLDKSPLVAITGQGGRERLHKESHQALDIVHMFEPVVKWNTQVAEAETIPESVRKAFKLAEYEKPGATHLEFPEDVAAESIEAAPLPTRPRVRRPDPDRTSLDRAADLIANAETPLVLAGNGAVRTPAARRLRELVEHVGMPVVATYMGKGAISDRLNASLMTLDSGPDGEAAAAISRADCVVAVGYDIAEHDPKSWNPDRETTVVHVDHEPAEVYEHYNPDVEIVADISATLRGLRERLDVETASAWCRDLRDRIVADVSREPAPDDPFTVKRALPYLRAAMADEDVLISDVGSHKMAIARHFPTYEPNTCIVSNGLASMGIAVPGGVAADLAVDANVVVATGDGGFLMNADEIETATRLGLGFTIVVFNDDDYGLISKKQVSHTGEQFGTGLTNPNFQQFAESFGIEGYCPDTWAEVEATLQSVVATDEMSLVEMKLG; encoded by the coding sequence ATGAAGGCCTCGGACCTGCTGGTCCAGTGTCTCGAAGCCGAGGGGGTCGAACACGTGTTCGGCCTGCCGGGAGAGGAGCTGGAGGACCTGCTGTTCTCGCTTCGGGAGTCGGACATCGAGTTCATTCCGGTCCGGCACGAACAGGGGGCGGCGTTCATGGCCGACGTCCACGGCCGGCTGACCGGCGAGGCTGGCCTCTGTCTGTCGACGCTGGGTCCCGGCGCGACCAACCTCATCACCGGCGTTGCCGACGCCCACCTCGACAAGTCGCCGCTGGTGGCGATCACCGGCCAGGGCGGTCGTGAGCGACTGCACAAGGAGAGTCATCAGGCGCTCGACATCGTCCATATGTTCGAGCCGGTCGTCAAGTGGAACACGCAGGTTGCCGAGGCCGAGACGATTCCCGAGTCGGTTCGCAAGGCGTTCAAACTCGCCGAGTACGAGAAGCCGGGGGCGACTCATCTGGAGTTCCCCGAGGATGTCGCAGCTGAGAGTATCGAGGCGGCCCCGCTTCCGACCCGACCGCGCGTGCGCCGCCCGGATCCGGACCGGACCTCGCTGGACCGGGCAGCCGATCTGATTGCGAACGCCGAGACACCGCTGGTGCTCGCTGGGAACGGTGCCGTCCGGACGCCTGCTGCTCGTCGCCTCCGAGAGCTAGTCGAACACGTCGGGATGCCCGTCGTCGCGACGTACATGGGCAAGGGCGCGATCTCGGACCGACTCAACGCGTCGCTGATGACGCTCGACTCCGGGCCGGACGGCGAGGCTGCAGCCGCGATCTCCCGGGCCGATTGCGTGGTCGCGGTCGGCTACGACATCGCCGAACACGACCCGAAGTCCTGGAACCCCGACCGCGAAACGACGGTCGTCCACGTCGACCACGAGCCGGCGGAGGTATACGAACACTACAACCCGGACGTCGAAATCGTGGCGGATATCTCGGCGACGCTTCGCGGCCTTCGCGAGCGGTTAGACGTCGAGACGGCCTCGGCGTGGTGTCGGGACCTGCGCGACCGGATCGTCGCCGACGTCTCCCGGGAACCGGCGCCGGACGACCCGTTCACGGTGAAACGGGCGCTTCCGTACCTGCGAGCGGCGATGGCCGACGAGGACGTGCTGATCTCCGATGTTGGCAGTCACAAAATGGCCATCGCCAGACACTTCCCCACCTACGAACCGAACACCTGTATCGTCTCGAACGGCCTCGCGAGCATGGGAATCGCCGTCCCGGGCGGGGTCGCGGCTGATCTGGCCGTCGACGCCAACGTCGTTGTGGCGACCGGCGACGGTGGCTTCCTGATGAACGCCGACGAGATCGAGACCGCGACCCGCCTTGGTCTGGGGTTCACTATCGTCGTGTTCAACGACGACGACTACGGGCTCATCTCCAAGAAACAAGTTTCCCACACGGGCGAGCAGTTCGGGACCGGGCTGACGAACCCGAACTTCCAGCAGTTCGCCGAGAGCTTCGGGATTGAGGGATATTGTCCGGACACGTGGGCCGAGGTCGAGGCGACACTCCAGAGCGTTGTCGCCACGGACGAGATGTCACTCGTCGAGATGAAACTCGGCTGA